The following is a genomic window from Amycolatopsis acidiphila.
CTCGGCGGGCACGAGCAGGCCGCAGTCCCCGTAGAACCGCAGAGCGCCCGGCGTGACCCCGCTGGCGCGGGCGAGCGCGCCGATCGTGATGAGCATGGCCCCATCATGAAGTCTCGACCAGCTCGAAGGTCAAGCCGATCCGCGCAGGCGCAGGGACACCGGGAGAACGTGCCGGCGCGGGCGGACCGCCTCGCCCGCCAGCAGTGCCATCAGGATGGTCACCATGTGCTGCACCTGTGCCGCCGGGTCCTGGTGCACGGTGGTCAGCGGCGGGTTCATCGCCGCCGCGAGCGCGGGATGGTCGTCGAACCCGATCACCGCGACGTCGCCGGGCACGCTCCGGCCCGCGTCCTGCAGCGCGCGCAGGGCGCC
Proteins encoded in this region:
- a CDS encoding substrate-binding domain-containing protein — protein: MARLLTREPDLDAVFVANDLMAAGALRALQDAGRSVPGDVAVIGFDDHPALAAAMNPPLTTVHQDPAAQVQHMVTILMALLAGEAVRPRRHVLPVSLRLRGSA